The DNA window AGGTGCTGGAAATCGGTGAAGCCGTCGGTGTTCAGACGCGACAGCACCTGGGTCATGCGCTCACGCACCGACAGGGATTCGCGTTGGATCTGGTGATGCGCCGTACGATCGGCACGTACCAGTACCTGCGAAAATGCCAGCAGCAGGTCCTTGAGCTTCACCTCGGGCTCCGGGCGGGTCTTCTCCAGTTCGGGCGGCTCCACCTCCAGCGGGAACACATCCCGGCCCATGCGAGGGATTTCGTCGAGGTCCTCGGCCGCCTGCTTGAAGCGTTCGTATTCCTGGAGACGACGCACCAGCTCGGCCCGGGGGTCTTCCTCGTCCTCGGCCTCCACGGGGCGCGGCAGCAGCATGCGCGACTTGATCTCGGCCAGCATGGCGGCCATCACCAGATACTCGGCCGCCAGTTCGAGACGCATCTCGCGCATCATCTCGATGTATTGCATGTACTGGCGGGTAATCGCCGCGATGGGGATGTCCAGCACATTGAGGTTCTGGCGCTTGATCAGGTAAAGCAGCAGGT is part of the Gammaproteobacteria bacterium genome and encodes:
- a CDS encoding ScpA family protein → MTEHEETKAELAVQQSEMPFAIVYGEPLTTPPQDLYIPPDALEVFLEAFEGPLDLLLYLIKRQNLNVLDIPIAAITRQYMQYIEMMREMRLELAAEYLVMAAMLAEIKSRMLLPRPVEAEDEEDPRAELVRRLQEYERFKQAAEDLDEIPRMGRDVFPLEVEPPELEKTRPEPEVKLKDLLLAFSQVLVRADRTAHHQIQRESLSVRERMTQVLSRLNTDGFTDFQHLFDPEEGRGGVVVTFLAILELLKGHLIDCVQSEPYAPIYVKPASGAVET